From Rubrivirga sp. SAORIC476, a single genomic window includes:
- a CDS encoding GNAT family N-acetyltransferase: MTPTLARADLVHLDALAELFDRYRRFYRQPSDVAAARAFLQARLDADESVIFVATLPDREGLVGFTQLYPFFSSVQMRRVWVLNDLFVAEDARRRGVARALMDAARTFAASTGAASLELATERDNVSAQALYEDLGYARDDAYRHYALSL; this comes from the coding sequence ATGACACCGACTCTCGCCCGCGCCGACCTCGTCCACCTTGACGCCCTCGCGGAGCTGTTCGACCGCTATCGCCGGTTCTACCGCCAGCCGTCCGACGTAGCCGCCGCGCGGGCCTTCCTCCAGGCCCGGCTCGACGCCGACGAGTCGGTGATCTTCGTCGCCACGCTGCCCGACCGGGAGGGCCTCGTCGGGTTCACGCAGCTCTACCCCTTCTTCTCGTCCGTGCAGATGCGGCGCGTGTGGGTGCTCAACGACCTGTTCGTGGCCGAGGACGCCCGGCGCCGTGGTGTCGCACGGGCGCTGATGGATGCGGCCCGGACCTTCGCCGCCTCGACCGGCGCCGCCAGTCTGGAGTTGGCGACGGAACGCGACAACGTCTCTGCGCAGGCGCTCTACGAGGACCTCGGCTACGCGCGCGACGACGCCTACCGGCACTACGCGCTCTCCCTCTGA
- a CDS encoding AI-2E family transporter, with amino-acid sequence MPEPRPALVPARTVLLAGGVLTLLALLWTLRDGLGPFWVAVAGAALLWPLRRERPAQAVLWAGGLVFGAYLLSRLSGVLAPFIAVFVVAYLLDPAVTAAERRWHVPRWASTLVLTLAVVAVVAVVLVQGVPMVASQAEDLASQAIALAMQAPDWVANSSALAEAEAAGLLDRAALVEQLTTFIPGQIQGALGRVPAFLGGLFRQVGALLGLVTTAALVPVLLFFTLKDFRQLRDGLVSLLPRVDGERTYLTRAASVFGSYVRGQLTISALSGVLVAVPLTLFGVPYSLLLGLAAGLLNLIPSLGSVLTYVLGVTLMLAFGTFSDVLIVLAVLAVQALIEQAVLTPNIMSQQVGLHPVVILLALFVSGALFGLLGLVLAVPAAALVAGAVRARRESLVIDLGDDEEDADTPGALPEAG; translated from the coding sequence ATGCCCGAGCCCCGTCCTGCCCTGGTCCCGGCGCGCACCGTCCTGCTGGCGGGCGGCGTGCTGACGCTGCTCGCGCTCTTGTGGACGCTCCGGGACGGGCTGGGTCCGTTCTGGGTGGCCGTCGCCGGGGCGGCCTTGCTGTGGCCGCTGCGCCGCGAGCGCCCGGCGCAAGCCGTGCTGTGGGCGGGCGGCCTCGTGTTCGGGGCGTACCTGCTGAGCCGCCTGTCCGGGGTGCTGGCGCCGTTCATCGCGGTGTTCGTGGTGGCCTACCTGCTGGACCCCGCCGTGACCGCCGCCGAGCGCCGGTGGCACGTTCCCCGCTGGGCGTCCACCCTCGTGCTGACGCTGGCCGTCGTGGCCGTCGTCGCGGTGGTGCTCGTGCAAGGCGTGCCGATGGTGGCCAGCCAGGCCGAAGACCTCGCCTCGCAGGCGATCGCACTCGCCATGCAGGCCCCGGACTGGGTCGCCAACTCGTCGGCCCTCGCCGAAGCCGAGGCGGCCGGGCTTCTGGATCGCGCCGCGCTCGTCGAGCAGCTGACGACGTTCATCCCCGGCCAGATCCAGGGCGCGCTGGGCCGCGTCCCCGCCTTCCTCGGGGGCCTCTTTCGACAGGTCGGCGCGCTGCTCGGGCTGGTGACCACGGCCGCGCTCGTCCCGGTGCTGCTGTTCTTCACCCTGAAGGACTTCCGCCAGCTGCGCGACGGGCTCGTGTCCCTGCTGCCCCGGGTCGACGGCGAGCGCACGTACCTGACGCGCGCGGCGAGCGTGTTCGGCAGCTACGTCCGTGGGCAGCTCACGATCTCGGCACTGAGCGGCGTGCTGGTGGCCGTCCCCCTGACGCTCTTCGGCGTGCCGTACTCGCTGCTGCTGGGGCTGGCGGCCGGGCTCCTCAACCTGATCCCGAGCCTGGGCTCGGTGCTGACCTACGTACTCGGCGTGACGCTCATGCTCGCCTTCGGGACGTTCAGCGACGTGCTGATCGTGCTGGCGGTGCTGGCCGTGCAGGCGCTCATCGAGCAGGCCGTCCTGACGCCCAACATCATGAGCCAGCAGGTGGGGCTCCACCCGGTCGTGATTCTGCTGGCCCTGTTCGTATCCGGGGCGCTGTTCGGCCTGCTCGGGCTGGTGCTGGCCGTCCCCGCGGCGGCGCTGGTGGCCGGGGCCGTCCGCGCCCGCCGCGAGTCGCTGGTCATCGACCTCGGCGACGACGAGGAGGACGCCGACACACCCGGCGCCCTCCCCGAGGCGGGCTAG
- a CDS encoding T9SS type A sorting domain-containing protein, which produces MRLSTHALRASYRTASGLFLLLALVGTAASPKAQAALDLPITFEEDINYEIRDFEGTATTLVADPTDGANMVAQTVRGAGAATFAGTVVADVTGLATPVPFTADATTMSMRVWSPRAGVPVRLKIEQTAGGAFSETETLTTVAMQWETLVFDFAAPAAGSPPVNPAEAYNKLVAFFDFGRADSPMAETFYWDDITFGGESTSGGDDIALPISFEEDINYELQDFGGTEQSVIITDPTDATNRVVQTTRPATAECFAGTTVADANGFTERIPFTEDEQRMSVRVWSPEAGALVLFKVEEVGNPGLNAETYTYTTVAGGWETMVFDFADPKPNTNPIQVGGNYNKASIFFDFQCDNVPASTLPAATRTYYWDDVAFGVEMGGGTDSPLIITGVFDGPLPGGIPKAIEFYVTEDIADLSLYGFGSANNGEDTDGIEFQFSGSASAGDYLYAASETTGFTQFFGFAPTFDAGGAAGINGDDAIELFYAPGGATVGGEGEVIDVFGDILVDGSGQPWEYLDGWAYRTDETGPDGSSFVIGNWTFSGVDANDDDTAQGTATNPWPIGTYSDGTIVEGNDPVVSFETPEITWNEGGGFATVKVRIDFDGGVPTGLPVSVTIGYTGGSASMDDVTMPTPMTLTFSGNTDGEILSATLTAVGNDGDEPNETALFGLTVTDGVATVGDPSVFTFSIVDTDPFEFYTIADARALGAGEYVSIRATVTRTEGAFTYIQDATGALTIRQTSGGFFDGVADGSIHPGSFIRVTGELSEFASLLQINDSDLDSYAVGGDQPIPAAQVVTLAELAANGEAYEAELVTVQEVTIGAGDNNGGIFTERTTYAITDASDATGAVSLRVPNAADTTVDGEDVPPRADVTAVVGQFNFDDPTTGYQLLVIEAEDIEALPAVASETRPDGSVVSLTVANPLRGMATVRFSAGTSSEVSVALYDMLGRRVATLVDGPVSGAQTVSLDATSLSSGVYVLRMQTEDVALTETVTVVR; this is translated from the coding sequence ATGCGACTCTCTACTCACGCGCTCCGCGCCTCCTACCGGACGGCGTCGGGCCTCTTTCTGCTTCTCGCCCTCGTGGGCACCGCCGCCAGCCCGAAGGCGCAGGCGGCGCTCGACCTCCCGATCACGTTCGAGGAGGACATCAACTACGAGATCCGCGACTTCGAGGGGACCGCTACGACCCTCGTGGCCGACCCGACGGACGGTGCCAACATGGTCGCACAGACCGTCCGCGGAGCGGGCGCGGCGACGTTCGCCGGTACCGTCGTCGCGGATGTGACTGGCCTCGCCACGCCGGTCCCCTTCACGGCCGACGCGACGACGATGTCGATGCGCGTCTGGTCTCCCCGCGCGGGCGTCCCGGTGCGGCTCAAGATCGAGCAGACCGCCGGCGGCGCGTTCTCCGAGACGGAGACGCTCACGACGGTCGCGATGCAGTGGGAGACGCTGGTGTTCGACTTCGCGGCTCCGGCCGCCGGGTCGCCGCCCGTCAACCCCGCTGAGGCGTACAACAAGCTGGTCGCCTTCTTCGACTTCGGCCGCGCCGACTCCCCGATGGCGGAGACGTTCTACTGGGACGACATCACCTTCGGTGGTGAGAGCACCAGCGGCGGCGATGACATCGCGCTGCCGATCTCCTTCGAGGAGGACATCAACTACGAGTTGCAGGACTTCGGCGGCACCGAGCAGTCGGTGATCATCACTGACCCGACCGACGCGACCAACCGTGTCGTCCAGACCACCCGCCCGGCCACGGCCGAGTGCTTCGCGGGCACCACGGTCGCCGACGCCAACGGCTTCACCGAGCGCATCCCCTTCACGGAGGATGAGCAGCGGATGAGCGTGCGCGTGTGGTCGCCCGAGGCGGGCGCGCTCGTGCTGTTCAAGGTGGAAGAGGTCGGCAACCCGGGCCTCAACGCCGAGACGTACACCTACACGACCGTCGCCGGCGGATGGGAGACGATGGTGTTCGACTTCGCCGATCCGAAGCCCAACACGAACCCGATCCAGGTCGGCGGCAACTACAACAAGGCGTCGATCTTCTTCGACTTCCAGTGCGACAACGTCCCGGCCTCGACGCTTCCGGCGGCGACGCGGACCTACTACTGGGACGACGTGGCCTTCGGTGTCGAGATGGGCGGCGGAACGGACTCGCCCCTGATCATCACGGGCGTCTTCGACGGCCCGCTCCCGGGTGGCATCCCGAAGGCGATCGAGTTCTACGTCACCGAAGACATCGCGGATCTGAGCCTCTACGGCTTCGGCTCGGCGAACAACGGTGAGGACACCGACGGCATCGAGTTCCAGTTCTCGGGCTCGGCGTCGGCAGGGGACTACCTCTACGCGGCCTCCGAGACCACCGGGTTCACGCAGTTCTTCGGCTTCGCCCCGACCTTCGACGCCGGTGGCGCCGCGGGCATCAACGGCGATGACGCCATCGAGCTGTTTTACGCGCCCGGTGGCGCGACGGTCGGCGGCGAAGGCGAGGTCATCGACGTGTTCGGCGACATTCTGGTCGACGGCAGCGGTCAGCCCTGGGAGTACCTCGACGGCTGGGCCTACCGGACCGACGAGACCGGCCCCGACGGCTCCTCGTTCGTGATCGGCAACTGGACGTTCAGTGGCGTCGACGCCAACGACGACGACACGGCGCAGGGCACGGCCACCAACCCGTGGCCCATCGGCACGTACTCCGACGGCACGATCGTCGAAGGGAACGACCCGGTCGTCTCCTTCGAGACGCCTGAGATCACGTGGAACGAGGGCGGCGGCTTCGCCACCGTGAAGGTCCGCATCGACTTCGACGGCGGCGTCCCGACGGGCCTCCCGGTCTCCGTGACCATCGGCTACACCGGCGGCTCGGCGTCCATGGACGACGTGACCATGCCGACCCCGATGACGCTCACCTTCAGCGGCAACACGGACGGCGAGATCCTCTCGGCCACGCTCACCGCGGTCGGGAACGACGGCGACGAGCCGAACGAGACGGCCCTCTTCGGTCTCACCGTTACGGACGGCGTGGCCACGGTCGGCGACCCGAGCGTGTTCACGTTCTCGATCGTCGACACGGACCCGTTCGAGTTTTACACCATCGCTGACGCTCGCGCGCTCGGCGCCGGGGAGTACGTCTCGATCCGTGCGACGGTGACCCGGACCGAGGGTGCGTTCACCTACATCCAGGATGCGACAGGTGCGCTGACGATCCGCCAGACCAGCGGCGGCTTCTTCGACGGCGTCGCCGACGGCAGCATTCACCCCGGGTCGTTCATCCGCGTGACGGGTGAGCTCTCCGAGTTCGCCAGCCTGCTCCAGATCAACGACAGCGACCTCGACAGCTACGCGGTCGGCGGCGACCAGCCGATCCCGGCCGCGCAGGTGGTCACGCTCGCTGAACTGGCGGCCAATGGCGAGGCCTACGAGGCCGAGCTCGTGACCGTCCAGGAGGTCACCATCGGCGCCGGCGACAACAACGGCGGCATCTTCACCGAGCGGACGACCTACGCCATCACCGACGCCTCGGACGCCACGGGCGCGGTCTCGCTCCGCGTGCCCAACGCGGCCGACACCACCGTGGACGGCGAAGACGTCCCGCCGCGCGCCGATGTCACGGCCGTCGTCGGGCAGTTCAACTTCGACGACCCGACGACGGGCTACCAGCTGCTCGTCATCGAGGCGGAGGACATCGAGGCCCTCCCGGCCGTCGCGTCGGAGACCCGTCCGGACGGCTCGGTTGTGTCGCTGACGGTCGCCAACCCGCTCCGCGGCATGGCGACGGTCCGCTTCTCGGCGGGCACCTCCTCGGAGGTCTCGGTCGCGCTGTACGACATGCTCGGCCGCCGCGTGGCGACGCTCGTCGATGGCCCCGTCTCGGGTGCCCAGACGGTCTCGCTCGACGCGACCTCGCTCTCGTCCGGCGTCTACGTGCTGCGCATGCAGACCGAGGACGTCGCGCTGACGGAGACGGTGACCGTGGTTCGCTAG
- a CDS encoding YdeI/OmpD-associated family protein, with amino-acid sequence MSEHVFAGPVLRTDAGMRMHYVPLPAEVDAALGDARIVVGTLCGVPFRRVVHGRGDGVPKLLFGKNVLARAGLGFGDTAFVELSAAPDPDAVYLPEELTAALAQDPAASARFETFTPGRRRSLGVHVDQAKRPATRERRALELCEKIRTHTLYGDR; translated from the coding sequence ATGTCCGAGCACGTCTTCGCCGGTCCTGTCCTCCGCACCGACGCCGGGATGCGGATGCACTACGTCCCGCTCCCCGCCGAGGTGGACGCGGCGCTCGGCGACGCGCGCATCGTGGTCGGGACGCTCTGCGGCGTGCCCTTCCGCCGGGTCGTCCACGGTCGGGGCGACGGCGTGCCGAAGCTGTTGTTCGGAAAGAACGTGCTGGCGAGGGCGGGGCTGGGCTTCGGGGACACCGCGTTCGTCGAACTCTCCGCTGCGCCCGACCCCGACGCCGTCTACCTGCCTGAGGAACTGACGGCGGCGCTCGCGCAGGACCCCGCCGCGTCGGCGCGCTTCGAGACGTTCACGCCCGGCCGCCGCCGCTCCCTGGGCGTCCACGTGGATCAGGCCAAGCGCCCGGCCACCCGCGAGAGGCGGGCGCTGGAGCTGTGCGAGAAGATCCGGACGCACACGCTGTACGGAGACCGATAG
- a CDS encoding TIGR01548 family HAD-type hydrolase translates to MKALLLDMDGVLVDVRGSYRRAIAETVAHFTGTPPTPEAIQAKKDLGGFNNDWVLSEALVREAGGDAPFEAIKDHFNSVYQGEDFDGLIATEPAAIRTATLEDLAETYALGLVTGRPEADAQWTLDRFGWGALVPVVVGMGRQAGREKPDPYGLTLALADLGVDATDAAFAGDTVDDMHAAVAAGCLGIGVVPPGHELGPHGRTLMRAGAHVVVSTPDALPALLASGLG, encoded by the coding sequence GTGAAAGCCCTCCTCCTCGACATGGACGGCGTCCTCGTGGATGTCCGCGGCTCGTACCGCCGCGCCATCGCCGAGACCGTCGCCCACTTTACCGGCACCCCGCCGACCCCCGAGGCCATCCAGGCCAAGAAGGACCTCGGAGGGTTCAACAACGACTGGGTGCTGTCCGAGGCGCTCGTCCGCGAGGCGGGCGGCGACGCGCCGTTCGAGGCCATCAAGGACCATTTCAACAGCGTCTACCAGGGCGAGGACTTCGACGGGCTGATCGCCACCGAGCCCGCAGCCATCCGGACCGCCACGCTGGAGGACCTGGCCGAGACCTACGCCCTCGGCCTCGTCACCGGGCGCCCCGAGGCGGACGCCCAGTGGACTCTCGACCGCTTCGGCTGGGGCGCGCTGGTGCCGGTCGTCGTGGGGATGGGCCGGCAGGCAGGGCGCGAGAAGCCCGACCCCTATGGCCTGACGCTCGCCCTCGCCGACCTCGGCGTAGACGCGACAGACGCCGCCTTCGCAGGCGACACCGTCGATGACATGCACGCGGCGGTCGCCGCCGGGTGCCTCGGCATCGGCGTGGTCCCGCCCGGGCACGAACTCGGCCCCCACGGCCGAACGCTCATGCGAGCGGGCGCCCACGTCGTCGTCTCGACGCCGGACGCCCTGCCCGCCCTGCTCGCCTCAGGGCTGGGCTGA
- a CDS encoding metal-dependent hydrolase — MLIGHIPAGYLAATPVLDRLGLTPRRRRTLLTVALVASVAPDLDVLAFYATGGQVHHHAFPTHWPLTWLAVTGAGLAVAAVRRSRWIAWLALTIGAAAFLHLSLDSIAGAVRWGAPFSDHETTLVEVPARYAHWIVSMVLHWTFGVELLVAAVAGAVAWRRRAGAG, encoded by the coding sequence ATGCTCATCGGCCACATCCCCGCCGGGTACCTCGCGGCGACGCCCGTCCTCGACCGCCTGGGTCTGACGCCGCGCCGTCGGCGGACGCTCCTCACCGTCGCGCTCGTCGCCAGCGTCGCGCCCGACCTCGACGTGCTGGCCTTTTACGCGACCGGCGGGCAGGTCCACCACCACGCCTTCCCGACGCACTGGCCGCTGACGTGGCTCGCGGTGACCGGAGCCGGGCTCGCGGTCGCCGCGGTTCGGCGGAGCCGGTGGATCGCGTGGCTGGCGCTCACCATCGGCGCGGCGGCGTTCCTCCACCTCTCGCTGGACAGCATCGCGGGAGCGGTGCGCTGGGGCGCGCCGTTCTCGGACCATGAGACGACGCTGGTGGAGGTGCCCGCGCGGTACGCCCACTGGATCGTGAGCATGGTGCTGCACTGGACGTTCGGCGTCGAACTCCTGGTCGCCGCCGTCGCCGGAGCCGTCGCCTGGCGACGCCGCGCGGGGGCCGGGTGA
- a CDS encoding 4-hydroxy-3-methylbut-2-enyl diphosphate reductase, producing the protein MARQFDVPAFYRSPIVTRVKAARTAADPRKKDLSPSVLDFGPLRVKLARHFGFCFGVENAIEIAYRALAENPDMAAAGRIFLLSEMIHNPHVNEDLLARGIRFLRTTSGEPLLPLDTLTPGDLVIVPAFGAPTEVLDDLSSRGVDVQAYDTTCPFVVRVWKKGASIGAKGYTVIVHGKRTHEETRATFSRAAASAPVVVVRDEAETETLAAVIEGREDAAFFWDHFTGKTSEGFDPARDLARLGVVNQTTMLASETAAIAERIRQAVVTRDGDDANIADTSDTLCYATKENQDATEALIASGADVAIVVGGYNSSNTSHLVELCEDAGLPTYFVSDADQLVSPGLIRHFDWRTKTPRETADWLPEVDGRPLDVILTAGASCPDALLDAVIQTLLSWTPSTRPVDEALAPFEAAPA; encoded by the coding sequence ATGGCCCGCCAGTTCGACGTCCCCGCCTTTTACCGGAGCCCCATCGTGACGCGCGTCAAGGCCGCGCGCACGGCGGCCGACCCCCGCAAGAAGGACCTCTCTCCGAGCGTGCTGGACTTCGGCCCGCTGCGCGTGAAGCTGGCCCGCCACTTCGGGTTCTGCTTCGGCGTCGAGAATGCCATCGAGATCGCGTACCGCGCCCTCGCCGAGAACCCCGACATGGCCGCGGCCGGACGGATCTTCCTCCTGTCGGAGATGATCCACAACCCGCACGTCAACGAGGACCTGCTGGCGCGGGGGATCCGCTTCCTGCGCACGACCTCGGGCGAGCCCCTCCTGCCACTCGACACGCTCACCCCCGGCGACCTCGTCATCGTGCCAGCCTTCGGCGCCCCCACCGAGGTCCTGGACGACCTCTCGTCGCGGGGCGTGGACGTGCAGGCCTACGACACCACCTGCCCGTTCGTCGTCCGCGTCTGGAAGAAGGGCGCGAGCATCGGCGCGAAGGGCTACACGGTGATCGTCCACGGCAAGCGGACGCACGAGGAGACGCGGGCCACGTTCAGCCGTGCCGCTGCGTCGGCGCCCGTGGTGGTCGTCCGCGACGAGGCCGAGACGGAGACCCTGGCGGCTGTCATCGAGGGCCGCGAGGACGCGGCGTTCTTCTGGGACCACTTCACGGGCAAGACCTCCGAGGGCTTCGACCCGGCCCGCGACCTCGCCCGCCTCGGCGTCGTCAACCAGACCACCATGCTGGCCTCTGAGACGGCCGCCATCGCCGAGCGCATCCGCCAGGCCGTCGTCACGCGTGACGGCGACGATGCGAACATCGCCGACACGTCGGACACGCTCTGCTACGCGACCAAGGAGAACCAGGACGCCACTGAGGCCCTCATCGCGTCCGGCGCCGACGTGGCGATCGTGGTCGGCGGTTACAACTCGTCCAACACGTCGCACCTCGTGGAGCTCTGCGAGGACGCGGGCCTGCCCACCTACTTCGTCTCGGACGCCGACCAACTCGTCTCGCCGGGCCTCATCCGCCACTTCGACTGGCGCACCAAGACGCCCCGCGAGACGGCCGACTGGCTGCCCGAGGTGGACGGGCGGCCCCTCGACGTGATCCTGACGGCGGGCGCCTCGTGCCCGGACGCACTCCTGGACGCGGTCATCCAGACGCTGTTGTCGTGGACACCGAGCACGCGGCCCGTCGACGAAGCGCTGGCACCGTTCGAGGCCGCGCCGGCCTGA
- a CDS encoding serine hydrolase, protein MRLAPTVLLLLLATSVAAQTSLTVGQSVEGTLATGDADAYTLALGADQFVFGAADQQTVDVVVTVTGPDGAEVLEVDGPARGPEVFQFEAEAAGDYTITITPFEDGEGAYALRIDRAEPVAITPAGTARQLMAAFDRPDAPGGIVVVVEDGAVVFEEAFGLADLTTMRPYTLDTPTNIGSTSKQFTAFALVTLAEQGLLDLDDDVRDYIPELPDFGETVTLRNLLTHTSGYREFLNTLVVAGRRLGEGDAIHRDEIIRMIQRQPDLQNAPGAEWNYNNSGFALATLVVERVADQPFDEWVAENVFAPAGMADTRFRTSPQAIVPNRAAGYARGENGAWADVPDLGGAMGAGGIYTTARDLARWMATVHLGDAFPARYAQMTERAVLTTGDTTSYGLGLFLSEFEGVPTVHHGGADNAHRSAFVVFPTLDAGVLVLTNSATNTDAIAYRTAQAFFPEAFSDDADSDEPVAEAADFDPADFDDALFDGYAGRYSLDEAPAFVLEFRRDGDGGYETQATGQAALEIVPRSDSSFVLTAVEAAVTFHRGPDGRVRSATLHQNGDHPATRIEEPTEALDLAAYEGRYFSDELETFYTVVMEDGDLVSRHLRTGDVTLSHVSGDTFTGSGPTLEFERDADGEVTAFVVDFGRTRGIRFERFE, encoded by the coding sequence ATGCGTCTCGCGCCGACTGTTCTGCTCCTGCTCCTGGCTACCTCGGTCGCTGCCCAGACCTCCCTGACCGTGGGCCAGTCGGTCGAGGGCACGCTCGCCACCGGCGACGCCGACGCCTACACGCTCGCCCTCGGCGCCGACCAGTTCGTCTTCGGCGCGGCCGACCAGCAGACCGTCGACGTGGTGGTGACGGTCACCGGCCCGGACGGCGCCGAGGTCCTCGAGGTGGACGGCCCCGCGCGCGGCCCCGAGGTGTTCCAGTTCGAGGCCGAGGCGGCCGGGGACTACACGATCACGATCACCCCGTTCGAGGACGGCGAGGGCGCCTACGCGCTCCGCATCGACCGCGCCGAGCCGGTCGCAATCACCCCCGCGGGCACGGCCCGCCAGCTGATGGCGGCGTTCGACCGGCCGGACGCGCCCGGCGGCATCGTCGTCGTGGTGGAGGATGGCGCGGTGGTCTTCGAGGAGGCCTTCGGCCTGGCCGACCTCACCACCATGCGCCCGTACACGCTCGACACGCCGACCAACATCGGCTCGACCTCGAAGCAGTTCACGGCCTTCGCCCTCGTGACGCTCGCCGAGCAGGGCCTTCTCGACCTGGACGACGACGTCCGGGACTACATCCCGGAGCTCCCCGACTTCGGCGAGACCGTCACGCTCCGCAACCTGCTGACCCACACGTCGGGCTACCGCGAGTTCCTCAACACGCTCGTCGTCGCCGGTCGTCGGCTGGGCGAGGGCGACGCCATCCACCGCGACGAGATCATCCGCATGATCCAGCGGCAGCCGGACCTGCAGAACGCGCCCGGCGCCGAGTGGAACTACAACAACTCGGGCTTCGCGCTGGCCACGCTCGTCGTGGAGCGCGTCGCCGATCAGCCGTTCGACGAGTGGGTCGCCGAGAACGTGTTCGCGCCGGCGGGCATGGCCGACACACGCTTCCGGACTTCGCCGCAGGCCATCGTGCCGAACCGGGCGGCGGGCTACGCGCGCGGCGAGAACGGCGCGTGGGCCGACGTGCCCGACCTCGGCGGCGCCATGGGCGCAGGCGGCATCTACACGACCGCGCGCGACCTCGCCCGTTGGATGGCGACCGTGCACCTGGGCGACGCCTTCCCGGCGCGCTACGCGCAGATGACGGAGCGCGCCGTGCTCACGACCGGCGACACGACCAGCTACGGGCTGGGCCTCTTCCTGAGCGAGTTCGAGGGCGTCCCGACGGTCCACCACGGCGGCGCCGACAACGCGCACCGCTCTGCGTTCGTCGTCTTCCCGACGCTCGACGCGGGCGTGCTCGTGCTCACGAACTCGGCCACCAACACAGACGCCATCGCCTACCGCACCGCGCAGGCCTTCTTCCCGGAGGCCTTCTCCGACGACGCCGACTCCGATGAGCCTGTCGCCGAGGCCGCCGACTTCGACCCGGCCGACTTCGACGACGCGCTCTTCGACGGCTACGCCGGCCGCTACTCGCTCGACGAGGCGCCCGCCTTCGTGCTCGAGTTCCGCCGCGATGGCGACGGGGGCTACGAGACCCAGGCGACGGGCCAGGCGGCGCTGGAGATCGTCCCCCGGTCGGACTCCTCGTTCGTGTTGACCGCCGTCGAGGCGGCCGTCACGTTCCACCGCGGACCCGACGGCCGGGTCCGTTCGGCGACGCTCCACCAGAACGGCGACCACCCGGCGACGCGCATCGAGGAGCCCACCGAGGCGCTCGACCTCGCGGCCTACGAGGGCCGCTACTTCAGCGACGAACTGGAGACCTTCTACACGGTCGTCATGGAGGACGGCGACCTGGTGTCGCGCCACCTCCGCACGGGCGACGTCACGCTCTCGCACGTCTCCGGCGACACGTTCACCGGCAGCGGCCCCACGCTCGAGTTCGAGCGCGACGCCGACGGCGAGGTGACCGCCTTCGTAGTCGACTTCGGCCGCACGCGGGGCATCCGCTTCGAGCGGTTCGAGTAG
- the tgt gene encoding tRNA guanosine(34) transglycosylase Tgt, translated as MTFELQAECPETGARAGLLHTDHGTVETPTFQPVGTVGSVKGVAPRTLREIGVQQILANTYHLALRPGREVLRAMGGLHRFMQWDGPILTDSGGFQVFSLAELRKVTEEGVRFQSHLDGTPLHFTPETVVDTQRDIGSDIMMVLDELTPATVDETEARRANGRTLRWAERAFAHYRATEPLYGHHQALFPIVQGATFPAIRRESADALMQLGAEGYAIGGLSVGEAAPVMYEMVEIVNAVLPADRPRYLMGVGTPQNLIENVARGVDLFDCVMPTRNARTGTLFTTDGMVNIKNARWKTEQAPVDAGLDVYHSQTFSKGYLRHLTKANEPLFIEIASVQNLALYLWTMRQMRTAILEGRFPAWRREWADRLARKA; from the coding sequence CTGACCTTCGAGCTCCAGGCCGAGTGCCCCGAGACCGGCGCCCGCGCCGGCCTCCTCCACACCGACCACGGGACCGTCGAGACGCCGACGTTCCAGCCCGTCGGGACGGTCGGGAGCGTCAAGGGCGTCGCGCCGCGGACGCTGCGCGAGATCGGCGTCCAGCAGATCCTGGCCAACACCTACCACCTCGCGCTGCGGCCCGGCCGCGAGGTGCTGCGCGCGATGGGTGGCCTGCACCGGTTCATGCAGTGGGACGGCCCCATCCTGACCGACAGCGGCGGCTTCCAGGTATTCTCCCTCGCCGAGCTGCGCAAGGTCACCGAGGAGGGTGTCCGCTTCCAGAGCCACCTCGACGGGACGCCGCTCCACTTCACGCCCGAAACCGTCGTCGACACCCAGCGCGACATCGGGTCGGACATCATGATGGTGCTGGACGAGCTCACGCCTGCGACCGTCGACGAGACCGAGGCGCGGCGCGCGAACGGGCGGACGTTGCGGTGGGCCGAGCGTGCCTTCGCCCACTACCGCGCCACCGAGCCGCTCTACGGCCACCACCAAGCCCTCTTCCCCATCGTCCAGGGCGCCACCTTCCCGGCCATCCGCCGCGAGTCGGCGGACGCGTTGATGCAGCTCGGCGCCGAGGGGTACGCCATCGGCGGGCTCTCCGTCGGCGAGGCGGCGCCGGTGATGTACGAGATGGTGGAGATCGTCAACGCGGTGCTGCCCGCCGACCGACCGCGCTACTTGATGGGCGTCGGGACGCCGCAGAACCTGATCGAGAACGTGGCCCGCGGCGTCGACCTGTTCGACTGCGTCATGCCGACGCGCAACGCGCGCACCGGGACGCTGTTCACGACCGACGGGATGGTCAACATCAAGAACGCCCGCTGGAAGACCGAGCAGGCGCCGGTCGACGCGGGCCTCGACGTGTACCACTCGCAGACGTTCTCGAAGGGCTACCTCCGGCACCTCACCAAGGCCAACGAGCCGCTCTTCATCGAGATCGCCAGCGTCCAGAACCTGGCCCTCTACCTCTGGACGATGCGCCAGATGCGGACGGCGATTCTGGAGGGCCGCTTCCCGGCGTGGCGCCGCGAGTGGGCCGACCGACTGGCGCGGAAGGCGTGA